The following proteins are co-located in the Cryptococcus neoformans var. grubii H99 chromosome 1, complete sequence genome:
- a CDS encoding pyruvate dehydrogenase kinase, protein MSRFKISGALWDSIHHYSSFPQTGVSLQQMIHFGHNPTPGTLLKASQFLSEELPIRLSHRVVELNALPDGLAKMPSINKVKEWYAQSFEELVTFPKPRFKPELEGILNVPNSDGTKLAFPSSTPNPSLDPLMDEGPVGSGLLVERHNHGNGSGNGNGNGNGNGNGQRLRVPMERRYYSPPPATIVYPPEVHEYNERFTHLLENIKKRHDPTVTTVAQGVLEWKRKRKAGRIGAPIQEWLDRFHMSRIGIRFLIGQHVALNTLQPHPDYVGIICTRANVHDICHEAIENARYVCEEHYGLFRGPPIQLLCPKDLTFPYVPGHLSHICFELLKNSLRAVVERFGVENEEAFPPIKVVVVEGREDITIKISDEGGGIPRSAIPMIWTYLYTTMSDEGLEATIEQSDFKAPMAGFGYGLPLARLYARFFGGDLRLISMDGYGTDVYISLNKLSSSCEPLQ, encoded by the exons ATGTCTCGATTCAAGATTTCAGGTGCCCTCTGGGACAGCATCCACCACTATTCATCTTTTCCACAGACTGGAG TTTCCCTCCAACAAATGATTCATTTCGGCCATAACCCCACACCTGGTACACTCCTCAAAGCTTCTCAGTTTCTTTCTGAAGAGCTGCCTATCAGGTTATCACATAGGGTAGTAGAACTCAACGCCTTACCTGATGGACTCGCCAAGATGCCTAGTATCAACAAGGTAAAGGAGTGGTATGCTCAGAGCTTTGAG GAACTTGTGACATTTCCAAAACCTAGATTCAAACCAGAACTTGAAGGTATACTCAATGTCCCAAATTCGGA CGGAACAAAACTAGCTTTCCCCAGCTCCACTCCTAACCCTTCTCTGGACCCACTTATGGACGAAGGCCCCGTCGGTTCTGGCCTTCTGGTAGAGAGACATAATCACGGCAACGGGAGCGGGAACGGTAATGGGAATGGTAACGGAAACGGCAACGGGCAGAGGTTACGGGTACCCATGGAACGTCGGTACTATTCGCCGCCACCTGCAACGATCGTCTACCCACCGGAAGTACATGAGTACAACGAAAGGTTTACCCATTTACTTGAGAATATCAAGAAAAGACACGATCCGACTGTCACTACCGTTGCCCAAGGTGTATTggagtggaagaggaagcgaaAGGCCGGAAGGATAGGAGCACCAATACAGGAGTGGTTAGATAGGTTCCACATGAGCCGAATTGGTATTCGATTCTTGATAGGACAAC ACGTTGCGCTCAACACTCTACAACCTCATCCTGATTATGTAGGGATAATTTGCACGCGAGCCAACGTGCATGATATATGTCATGAAGCGATTG AAAACGCCCGATATGTCTGTGAAGAGCACTACGGTCTCTTCAGAGGGCCGCCTATCCAACTCCTTTGTCCTAAAGACCTCACATTCCCATATGTACCCGGCCACCTCTCCCACATCTGCTTTGAACTCTTGAAAAATTCACTTCGTGCAGTGGTAGAACGTTTTGGAGTGGAGAACGAGGAAGCTTTCCCCCCGATCAAGGTGGTTGTAGTTGAAGGTAGGGAGGATATCACCATCAAGATTTCGGATGAAGGTGGGGGGATTCCCAGGAGTGCGATTCCAATGATCTGGAC GTACCTTTATACTACAATGAGTGACGAAGGTTTAGAAGCGACCATTGAACAGTCAGACTTCAAAGCCCCCATGGCTGGTTTCGG CTACGGCCTTCCCCTCGCAAGACTG TATGCTAGATTCTTTGGTGGTGATCTCAGATTAATCTCTATGGACGGGTATGGGACGGACGTGTATATCTCTCTCAACAAGTTGTCGTCTAG TTGTGAACCTTTGCAATAA
- a CDS encoding sugar transporter, whose translation MEDKTAPADKTAPAVHSLEAVGSHSSFDKKEVHVELETTQKQGEATFYETISASPLNPWSKTSFQLYGILLVAALNATASGFDGSIFSSINAMPQYSQYFHHKELGSATGIIFMIYTVGNMIGSLFTGPICDHFGRRAGMGSGAIIIMAAAIILTAAKDDSYLLGGRFLLGFGISIGTSSAPTYALELAPPQWRARIVGFYNTFFYTGSILSTGVAYASSKASGELAFRLPLGLQLIPPTCILAGLAFVPESPRWLTARGKKDQAANILAKYHGGGDINHPVVQMELREFEEGIQVKKAQSWWNYYDLIDTHNQRWRFLMMACMSFFAQLSGNSVLTYYLPAMYAKLGITSTDRRLLLTFANSIVSCTGAVCGSATNDMIGRRTKLWVGSIVLACLFAAVTGFSSQFDGNPDDVNATMSNAGVAFIFLFGCIYSFVYTPLTATYCAEVLANHTRAKGMGVHVIMSNCANLYNTFVTAIALDAIGWKYYLVFVALNLVYAAVWFILGVETRGRTLEELNSVFNAKWPPKEALKKATLVKAEGRLEEL comes from the exons ATGGAGGACAAGACCGCCCCCGCCGACAAGACCGCTCCTGCCGTTCATAGCCTCGAGGCAGTAGGCTCTCACTCGTCATTCGATAAGAAGGAGGTTCATGTCGAGCTCGAAACCACCCAGAAACAGGGAGAGGCAACGTTCTATGAGACCatctctgcttctcctcttAATCCGTGGTCGAAAACTAGTTTCCAGCTCTATGGGATCTTACTTGTGGCTGCACTGAATGCCACTGCTTCTGGCTTTGACGGG TCCATCTTCAGTTCTATCAATGCCATGCCACAGTACTCTCAGTACTTTCACCACAAAGAACTGGGTAGCGCTACGGGAAT CATATTCATGATTTATACTGTCGGTAACATGATCGGCTCCCTTTTCACAGGACCTATATGTGACCACTTTGGCAGACGAGCAGGTATGGGCTCAGGGgctatcatcatcatggcGGCGgccatcatcctcactgCTGCAAAGGATGATTCTTATCTGCTCGGTGGTCGATTCTTGCTGGGATTTGGTATCTCTATCGGTACTAGCTCAGCACCTACTTATGCCCTTGAGcttgctcctcctcaatGGAGGGCTCGTATCGTTGGCTTTTACAACACTT TTTTCTACACTGGTTCCATTCTCTCCACTGGTGTGGCTTACGCTTCTAGCAAAGCTAGCGGCGAACTAGCTTTCCGTCTTCCCCTTGGCCTTCAGCTAATCCCTCCAACATGCATCCTTGCGGGTCTTGCTTTCGTTCCCGAGTCACCACGTTGGCTCACTGCTAGAGGCAAGAAAGATCAGGCGGCGAACATCTTGGCGAAGTATCATGGAGGCGGTGATATCAATCATCCTGTAGTCCAGATGGAGTTGAGAgagtttgaagaaggtatTCAAGTAAAAAAAGCACAGTCTTGGTGGAACTACTATGACCT TATCGATACTCATAACCAGCGATGGAGGTTTCTTATGATGGCGTGCATGTCCTTCTTTGCACAGCTCTCCGGC AACTCTGTCCTTACGTACTATCTCCCCGCAATGTACGCCAAACTCGGCATCACATCCACCGACCGCCGTCTCCTTCTCACATTCGCCAACTCAATCGTTTCTTGTACTGGCGCCGTTTGTGGCTCGGCAACCAACGACATGATTGGCCGCCGTACCAAGCTTTGGGTGGGATCCATCGTACTTGCTTGCTTGTTTGCCGCTGTGACAGGTTTTTCGAGCCAGTTTGATGGCAATCCCGATGATGTGAATGCGACCATGAGCAATGCCGGTGTGGCCTTTATCTTTTTGTTTGGATGTATCTATAGTTTCGTGTATACTCCTCTGACAGCCACATACTGCGCAGAGGTGTTGGCGAACCATACCAGAGCAAAGGGAATGGGAGTG CATGTGATCATGAGCAATTGTGCCAACCTGTACAACACTTTTGTCACAGCTATCGCTCTTGATGCTATTGGATGGAAGTATTACTTAGTTTTCGTGGCGCTCAACTTAGTATATG CGGCCGTCTGGTTCATCTTGGGTGTCGAAACTCGTGGTCGAACACTCGAGGAACTCAATTCGGTCTTTAACGCCAAGTGGCCTCCAAAAGAGGCGCTGAAAAAGGCCACACTGGTGAAAGCGGAGGGTCGTCTGGAAGAGCTTTGA
- a CDS encoding fructose-1,6-bisphosphatase I: MAAPQATLGADLEPPATDLITLTRHILSQQYALGESATGDLTMLLIAIQVTSKYIASNVRKARLINLVGLAGASNVQGEDQKKLDVLSNDIMVNALSASGKCSVMVSEEVDEAILVSGNKGTYCVVFDPLDGSSNIDAGVNVGTIFGVYKVQDGSKGSVEDVLRPGREMVAAGYTMYGSSCNLVLSTGNGVDGFTLDESLGEFILTHPAIKIPSRGKIYSFNEGNSLHFYPPTNDYLNSIKYPENGKPYSARYIGSMVADVHRTLLYGGIFGYPDDKKSKDGKLRMLYEAFPMSFLTEQAGGVATTGSQRILDIVPTSIHGRCPVFLGSKEDVEDLKKFYANYKDDSRKW; encoded by the exons ATGGCCGCTCCCCAAGCTACTCTCGGTGCCGATCTCGAGCCCCCTGCGACCGACTTGATCACCCTTACCAGGCATATCTTGTCCCAACAATATGCTTTGGGTGAGAGCGCTACTGGTGACCTTACCATGCTTTTGATCGCTATCCAG GTTACTTCTAAATACATCGCTTCTAACGTTCGAAAAGCTCGTCTGATCAACCTCGTTGGTCTTGCCGGTGCTTCCAACGTCCAGGGCGAGGAccagaagaagctcgaTGTGCTTTCAAATGACATCATGGTTAATGCTTTGAGCGCCAGTGGAAAGTGCTCAGTCATGGTTAGTGAGGAGGTTGACGAAGCTATCCTTGTTAGTGGAAACAAGGGCACCTA CTGTGTTGTCTTTGACCCTCTCGACGGCTCTAGCAACATTGACGCTGGTGTTAATGTCGGTACCATTTTCGGTGTCTACAAGGTG CAAGATGGCTCTAAGGGCTCCGTTGAGGACGTTCTTCGTCCCGGAAGGGAGATGGTTGCTGCCGGTTACACAATGTACGGTTCTTCGTGTAACCTTGTCTTGTCCACCGGCAACGGTGTTGACGGTTTCACCCTCGATGAG TCCCTCGGAGAATTTATCCTTACCCACCCTGCTATCAAAATCCCCTCTCGAGGCAAGATCTATTCTTTCAACGAAGGAAACTCTTTGCATTTCTACCCCCCTACCAACGACTACCTCAACAGCATCAAGTATCCCGAGAATGGCAAGCCCTACTCTGCGAGGTACATTGGTTCCATGGTTGCCGATGTTCACCGAACGTTGTTGTATGGCGGTATCTTTGGCTACCCTGAtgacaagaagagcaaggatgGTAAACTGAGAATGCTTTACGAGGCCTTCCCCATGTCTTTCCTCACTGAGCAGGCTGGTGGTGTTGCCACTACCGGCTCTCAACGTATCCTCGACATTGTCCCCACTTCTATTCACGGTCGATGCCCAGTCTTCTTGGGTAGTAAGGAGGATGTCGAGGACTTGAAGAAGTTCTATGCCAATTACAAGGATGACTCTAGGAAGTGGTAA
- a CDS encoding T-complex protein 1 subunit epsilon, with product MSVDQINPGQAVYAQDENGRPFIIVREQGKKVRTHGLEAIRSHILAARSVTNIIKTSLGPRGLDKILISPDGEITVTNDGATILGQMEVEHQIAKLLVEVSKSQDDEIGDGTTGVVVLAGALLSSALSLLDRGIHPIRIADGYEKACEIAVAELDRVADTIEFSKEDVSNLMKTAKTSLGSKIVSIAHDKFASIAVEAVLSVADLERRDVDFELIKVDGKVGGSLEDTSLVKGVVVDKDMSHPQMPSVVRDAKIAILTCPFEPPRPKTKHKLDIESVEEYKKLREYEKEKFLDMIKKVKDTGANLVICQWGFDDEANHLLMQNELPAVRWVGGPEIELIAIATNGRIVPRFEDLTADKLGHAGIVRELTFGTTRDKMLVIEECANSRAVTVFVRGSNKMIIDEAKRALHDAICVVRNLVRDNRVVYGGGAAEICASVAVSKRADEIPTIEQYAMRAFANALDAIPLALAENSGLSPIDTLADVKSRQVTEGNPRLGIDCLGRAENDMKKQHVYDPLISKRQQFLLATQVVRMILRVDDVIDASAFGDE from the exons ATGTCTGTGGACCAAATAAACCCAGGTCAGGCTGTCTACGCCCAGGACGAG AACGGACGACCGTTCATTATTGTACG GGAacaaggaaagaaagtTAGGACGCACGGACTGGAAGCTATTAGG AGTCACATTCTTGCTGCCCGATCAG TAACCAACATCATTAAAACCTCTCTTGGTCCTCGCGGTTTGGACAAGATCCTCATTTCCCCTGATGGAGAGATAACCGTCACTAATGACGGTGCGACCATCTTGGGACAGATGGAAGTGGAGCACCAGATTGCAAAGCTTTTGGTAGAGGTTTCGAAGAgtcaagatgatgaaattGGAGACGGTACAACAGGTGTTGTTG TACTTGCCGGTgcgcttctttcttccgcGCTATCTCTCCTTGACAGGGGTATACATCCTATCCGAATTGCGGATGGCTATGAGAAGGCTTGTGAAATCGCTGTCGCCGAGTTGGACCGCGTTGCGGACACT ATTGAATTTAGCAAGGAGGATGTTTCAaatttgatgaagacggCCAAGACTTCTTTGGGTAGCAAGAT TGTCTCTATCGCACACGACAAATTTGCCTCTATCGCTGTTGAAGCGGTCCTCTCCGTTGCCGATCTCGAGCGCCGCGATGTCGACTTTGAGCTCATCAAGGTCGACGGCAAAGTCGGAGGTTCTCTCGAAGACACTTCACTCGTCAAGGGTGTCGTCGTCGACAAGGACATGTCCCATCCCCAAATGCCTTCTGTCGTTCGAGACGCCAAGATTGCCATTTTAACTTGTCCCTTTGAGCCTCCTAGGCCAAAAACGAAGCACAAGTTGGATATTGAGAGCGTGGAGGAGTACAAGAAGTTGAGAGAGtacgagaaggagaagttTTTGGACATGATCAAGAA GGTGAAGGACACTGGCGCCAATTTGGTTATCTGTCAATGGGGTTTCGATGACGAGGCGAACCACTTGCTTATGCAAAACGAGCTCCCTGCTGTTCGATGGGTCGGTGGCCCCGAAATCGAG CTTATCGCCATTGCCACCAACGGTCGAATTGTCCCCCGATTCGAAGACCTTACCGCCGACAAGCTCGGTCACGCCGGTATCGTCCGAGAACTTACCTTTGGTACTACAAGGGATAAGATGCTTGTTATTGAGGAGTGCGCCAACTCTAGGGCGGTGACTGTGTTTGTCAGGGGTAGTAACAAGATG ATCATTGATGAGGCTAAGCGAGCATTGCACGATGCCATCTGTGTTGTTCGTAACCTTGTGAGAGATAACCGCGTGGTTTacggtggtggtgctgcCGAGATTTGTGCTTCCGTCGCCGTCTCCAAGCGTGCCGACGAG ATCCCCACAATTGAGCAATATGCTATGCGCGCATTCGCCAACGCTCTCGATGCCATTCCTCTTGCACTCGCCGAAAACTCTGGTTTGTCCCCTATCGACACTTTGGCCGACGTGAAGAGTAGACAGGTGACAGAAGGTAACCCGAGGTTGGGTATTGACTGTTTGGGCAGGGCAGAAAACG ATATGAAAAAGCAACACGTCTACGATCCTCTAATCTCAAAGAGGCAGCAGTTCTTGCTCGCGACTCAAGTGGTAAGGATGATCTTGCGAGTGGACGATGTGATAGATGCCTCTGCATTTGGGGATGAGTAG